From the genome of Triticum aestivum cultivar Chinese Spring chromosome 1A, IWGSC CS RefSeq v2.1, whole genome shotgun sequence:
ttgcttctcccgtaactacccggtactccgaaaaatacccgaatcactcggaacctttccgatgtccgaatatagtcgtccaatatatcaatctttacgtttcgaccatttcgagactcctcatcatgttcccgatctcatccgggacttcaaactccttcggtacatcaaaactcataaactcataatataactgtcatcgaaaccttaagcgtgcggaccctacgggttcgagaacaatgtagacatgaccgagacacgtctccggtcaataaccaatagcgggacctggatgcccatattggctcctacatattctacgaagatctttatcggttagaccgcataacaacatacgttgttccctttgtcatcggtatgttacttgcccgagattcgatcgtcggtattccaaatacctagttcaatctcgttaccggcaagtctctttactcgttctgtaatacatcatcccgcaactaactcattagttgcaatgctcgcaaggcttaagtgatgtgcattaccgagagggcccaaagatacctctccgacaatcggagtgacaaatcctaatctcgaaatacgccaacccaacatgtacctttggagacacctgtagtactcctttataatcacccagttacgttgtgacgtttggtagcacccaaagtgttcctccgttaatcaaataacaactcattgttcatggttaggaaacataaccatctttgattaacgagctagtcaagtagaggcatactagtgacactttgtttgtctatgtattcacacatgtattatgtttccgattaatacaattctagcatgaataataaacatttatgatgatataaggaaataaataataactttattattacctctagggcatatttccttcagcatggtCTTTGACACAATTCAGGATGCAAAGAAATTCTACAATGACTATGCCTTCAAGTTGGGTTTCGGGACACGCATATCTTCAACAAAGTACAACCAGAATAAGGGACGGAAGCGAGAGGATGTCGTAATGATCAAGAGGGTCTTTGGGTGTGTGCACGCTAGAACAGCTGATAAACCGGAAACAAGTAGCACCTCGGAGATCATTGCAACAGAAGCAAGTAACACTAGCAGGCGGCTTGTGCAGGCATGTGGACCACTCAAAGTTGCGACAGAGGCAGCGGCAGCACCATCTAAATGTCAATTTTGCTCAGAGGTTGGACATGCTGTACCAAACTGTCTGTACTTGAGAGCGGTGATGACAAATGCTCCGAGAAATGCCCAAGCAATACAACTCAACCTATAGGAAAAAATGCTCCAAAGAAATGCTCCATAAAATGTTTTCCATTTTCTTTTGAGCCTCACATTGTGCTTGAGGAAAAAACATTCATAGTTTCTATTTTGCAACATTGATGATGCATTTAAtatatatttccattttgcaaaaactATGTTACGGGAAAACAGACGAAATAAAAAGATCTCATATTCTTATGTGTGCCTGAAATTGATACCTATGTGTGCCTGAAAACGGAGGAAAACAGAGCACTATCCTGCAAGAAAACAGGCAAGAAAGGCTCACATTTTGTATCTTGAAATAGTTTTGAATTTGTTGTTTTCTTCATTTTGTCCTCCTTACaatatttttgttttcatgttacgACAAAACATGTTTCCAGCACTTGAAACATCTTGTGTATTGAACAGTTTTTTGAGGTCTGATCCAGAACATGAATGATgctttcagcaaatgttgacataTTCCCAGTATTGCTAAGCACATTTTGTCCTCCCTCCAGTAATTTACATACATACATGATGATGCAAGATGGTTTCAGTTAAAAAATGAAGTGTTTCGGAAATATAATCCCAGTAAATATACATGGCACATGAAGTGTGATTTCACTGTTTCAGCACAAAAAAACCAATGAAAACAAAAATATACCAAGCTGCAAAAAAGGCCTGTCATTTTCATTACCAACTCTCCATCAATCTCTAGTTCACATTCACATGGGTCAGCATGAATCATGATGGATGATGCTCCAGCATTTCAAAacaaactaaaaaagaaaaaaaaagaggacatGCCCAGCATGATAGATGCTCTGAGTTCAACAAAAAACATCTAGGTAGCTCCGGCATGATACTTGTTGTTTTCAGTTACATAAATGGATGTTTCGGACACATGGActcacaaaataaaaaataaaaactaaGCTAGCGAGCTTCTGTTCCGATTGTCATCTTCTACGAGCTTCTCAGCAGTTTATGGAACTCTTCGGCTGAGTTGAGAGTATTCTGAGGGTGTTTGAAAAGCTTCGGTGATACGAATGTCTGAAAATTGAGCAACGACCTCGTGTCCTGAGCATAGAAAAGGCAGAAATACAAAAAACATGGAAAAGATTAATATTCCGCGCAGCTGCTTTGCCGACCAACGAGTTTGGAAGATAGGAATGCTGCAAAACAAGAGCAAAAATGAAAACATGGAAACTATCAACAATGCATATCTACTTATCAGAGAATGAAAAGTATTGAAGCAAAAGTTGAAGATTGTATATATAACTGCAGATAAAATGCAggtttgaaagaatattagttAATCCAACTAACTTCAGATAAACATGAGCTAAAAATTCATGGAAAAGTATTGGAACAGTAGCTAAATTTCAGAGAAAAGATATATGTAGTTTCAGAAGCAAAAACTGAGTTCCCTGTGCTATAAGCTAGCAGTACAAACATTCCTCTAGTTTCAGAAATATAAGCTACAAACATAACCTACAAACTAGTTTCAGAAAGGTAAGTTTCTCTCAAATTTAGCTACTGTTTCTCTGAAATTACATATATGTTTCCTTCCCTTCTCTGAAAGTACATATATGTTTCTCTGAGACTACAAACTGGATAACTGCATGAGCTACAGAAGCTttgaactaaaaagaaaaatcccgCATCACTAGTTTCCTGCAGCACATCAAGTCTGTACCACTAATTCCGTACAACACATCAAAATCCTGCATCACTAACTTCCAAGTAAAAAATGCTACAGAAGTTTTGAGCTACAAACATTCAGAAAAGGATAGTATCGGCTACATCACATCAAGGGGATAGCATGAGCTCCAGCAGCGTATTCTGAAAGTCAAATAAACAATTCTGCAACACTGGATCTGCAACATCCAAATCCCTACTACACATCAACACGTCTACACCACCTATATCATCTACACCATCCACCTTGGCGCCGACGACAAGAGCATCTCCCTACGTCAGAGCACCGCTACGATGAGCTGCAAAAATTCAGAAACTAACACAAAAATGAGATCCTGCAACTTTAAGTTCTCTCTGCATCACAACATAAACTATGAGCTTCggaaaaaataaaacaaagagGATCCTATAGAAACTGCGTGCTCCGGAAATTCAGAAACACACAAATGGGATCCAGTGCACAAATTTTCAGCAGAAGGGGATCCAGTACACAAATTTGTATCACAACATAAACTATGAGCTTCAGAAAAATGAAACAAGGGGATCCTACAGAAACTGCACGCCCCAAAAATTCAGAAACACACCTATGAGTTTTCAGAACTATGCGCTCCAGTGCACAAATTTTCAGCAGCATAAAAACTGAAAAAAATGATCCTGAAACTCGTTGTCGCGCCGTCGAACTACCTACAACGCCGCCGAACTACCTACAACCGCTCTGCTCCTTGTCGCGCCATCGTCTCCATCATGGTGACATGCCATttattttttttgaggaaaatgaactatgaAGGTAGCTAAAACTGACTAAACAGGGCTTATGGACGCCACTTATTTGCCATTTACATCCCCACCGGCCCACCTCCTCCCAGCGAATCGTTCGCCAACTAAGAGGGTCCTATTTCGGTTATGTTTTGTTTCTTTTAACAGTTCCCTAGTAAAAAAATCAAACCATCTGCATCCAAATTGCCAAGATCTAGAGTTGATTCTAAGAAAACCTCCAAACTAGGTGAGAGCACGTCCGCTAATTTGCAGCAGCAAATAACTGAACTACCATTTCAGCAACCTAACAGAGATATCCAATGCAACAAATGAATAAGCTCGCTCGTTTATGGTTCCATCTCAGCCAGCAAAACCAGACGAACAAGATGCTCCAAATCAACAGTCCAGTTCATCAGAACGGCAACAGAATGCCTTCCAGTAGAACAACAGCCGCAACAAATCACATCAACAGTTGGGGAACACAATTCATCCACACAAGGAAACCTACAATTCTGACGCTGTTTCGTTCCTTCGGCCAAATGCATGCTCAAGAAATCGAACAAGGAAACAAAATCAATCAGTGCAGGAAAAAACGTGCTAATTTtcggccgccgcccgtcttccggaGCATCTTGTTCGGGGGGAGGGGGGCGGTTGCCCGATCCATACATGTCGGCCACCGCCGAAcccatcatcgtcgtcaccaccgCGGAGGATATGCGCCACCGCCCCTGCCGCCCAACACCCtgcgccgcccgccaccgccctCCCGAATCCAGCCGCGTATCCCTAGCCCTCTCAGAGACAAGAGTCTATAGAGCTGGTCAGTTGCAAGAATAACTGTACTGAAACAAATTGTTTCAGAAACGCACGCGCGCCACGCGACGGGGAGGCTGTCGTCCGTCCGATCAACAGGCGATTCGACGGACGCGGAGCCGGCGGATGCGGCGCAAGTGATCGGTCGGGTGAAGGAGAGCTCTTCCCATAATATAacatggaggaatcaaaaattataaatacgttggagacgtatcaacgtgcgCGGTGTGATCGACGAAAATTTCATCCGGTGCGCCGTTACCTATCATTGCCCATAAAAATTTCGGGCCACTTGCCATTTGGACAGGCATGGGGCAAATCATCAAACCCCAAGTAAAATGGGGCAAAATATTCAATCCccctattaaccatgctctaaaaaacaCTACAGAACCACTACGCTAGATCTGAAAAGAATACTAAACCTAATCCCATATAGCCTAGCCTAATCGagcacaccgccgccgccgccgcgccggttcAGCGCTGCCCTCACATCGCCGGCAGCCCAGCCCTCACGCTGCGGCCGTGGCGCCGTCCTCTACGCCCTCCGTCGCCGCCGTCCTCTACGCCCCTCTGCCGCCGCCGAAGCTCTCCACGGCAACAACCCTCTCCACCGTCGACGGCACCCTGTAGTCTTGCACGCCTCCGACTTCTGCACCCGAAAATTATTATCCAACACATACGATAGGTCAGGATTTTATTTGTACTTATGCTAGCCATGATTCTTCAAAGCAGGCCTAATATGTGAACGATCTGAACCGTGAAGTCTGAAACTATGACTACTAACCTCTGTTTCCAGTCTAGTACTGTGAGTCTGACCAGAGCACTATTGTGATTTGAGCTGAACTAGTATGTCTATGTTTTTGATTCTTTGATAGTTTTTGTGTTGCCGAAGCTGAAAATATATGCTTAAATGGGTATCTTATTACATAACCATGATATATATCATAATATTCTGTAGTCATGTTTGCAAATTGAACAAGTTTGTTGGTTTGCTTTTTCTTCTTCTATGGCTGGTGGCTAACTCTTGTTTTGACTTTCTTGAATGCTCGATGGAACTTCTCTTGCAGAGACAGGCTGAGATTGTTAAATGGCAAAGAGAAAGATGGGTTCAGAAGAGGACATACGTGGAAAAACGGTGAAAAGAAAGGGACCGAGGCTTCAGCTGACTAGCCTGCCAACGGTATGGGAAATTTGTATTGGAGTATCAAGTTAAAATCACGAGGAATGTGCTGCTATTCTCCTTCCTCAGCATTTTTCTTTCTCGAACATTCTCCTACGTCGGCATGATCTTCCACATAACATGGCAAAATATGTATTGTTGCTCAATCCAAAATTTCATTGATGTAGGAAATTCTCTGTTGTATCTTGTCGCAACTGCCGATAAAAGAAGCTGTGCGGACTAGCATACTGTAGGAACAGTGGAGATGTCTTTGGCGTTGCCACTCGAATCTAGCATTCAGTCTTATATCAATGTTGCCAGCAGTTCCTCGTAATCGTATCATTGGAGCGCTAAAACTTGATGATAATAAACTGAGGAAGCAAGAGTTTATTCAGAGAGTTGATGCAGTCCTAGAGAAACACAGTGGTGCAGGGGTTGACAGGATTCAGTTTCGTGCTCCATTTGATAATAAGCATAGAGACCAGATAGAAAGATGGGTGAACTTTGCTACTGCCTCGAAGGCGAAGCAGATTATTTTCGATTTCTCGACCGCCAGCGACATAAGTCAGCCATGTAACTTCGATTTGCATCTTCTTGATGATAGTAAAAGTTTAAGCTTGCGGTCTATAAAACTCTGCTCTGTTTCTCTAAAGGTGCCCGTGGGATTCAAGGGTTTTCAGAACCTTAAATCGACTTACCTAGCAGACACAAATATTACTGATGATGGTCTTCAACATTTGATGTCCAACTGCAGTGTTCTAGAGTTCCTTGGAATTGCAGGTTGTGCAATGCTTACAACGTTGCAAATATCTCATCCTTCAAACACACTTAAGCATTTGCATGTATATGACTGCTGTTTGCTTCAAGGGATGGAGTTAAACTTTGGTCTGGTAAGACTTGAGTACAGAGGTCTGCCGATTGTGTTATCGCCTCCTGGAACCTTGCTTCTAACAAATATGTGCATAAAGTTGGAGGGTATTTGTACTTCTCTTGAATACATCTTCACCAAACTTCGTGATAATGTGCCTCGTCTCGAGGTTCTGAATCTAAAATGCCAGGAGTATAAGGTTTGGGATTCTCTGTTTCTTTCCATCAGTTTTCAATGTCGGTTTTGTTGTTTGTTTTCTTATTTGTCTGTGTGGTTCAGATGACTACATTGCCAGGAAAGCTGCATGAGTTTGTTTATTTGAAGCACCTGATATTGGAGTTAACTTTTGAGAGCTGTCAGAGAGGGAAGACTGATATCCTTCAATTTGCCTGCCTTCTGGTTGCTGCTCCTTCCTTAGAAAAGCTTGAATTTCATGTAAGTTTAGCATTTTCAACTTTCATTCAAGTAACCACTAGAAATCCGAGTATTGTTCTTAGCCGACCCTGCTTATGCCTTTGAAATAAAAATATGACAACTATCTATCAGAAGCATGTATCAGATAGTTTGCCTTTTATCGATTATACATGAGCTACTTCAGATTGCTAAGGAGTAAGCACAAAGTATTCACATCCTTGATTTTATCTACAGATGTGGCTGCGCTGGGGTCGGGAACGGTATAGAGCCGAGGACGGGAGTCTCCGGAGCCTTCCTTCCCAGCCACACTCCCATCTCAGGTCGGTCGATATCACGGGGTTTTACGGCGAGAAGGACCGGCTGGAGCTTGTGCTCCACATCCTCAGAGATTCCGTTGCGCTGGAGTCGATGAAGGTAGATCCAAGCCCTGTGGTTGCTGCTGATGTTAACCGACTTGGGGGACTGGGGAGCATGCATGTTCCTCATTTTGTGGATGGCTATGAAGTCGCCCTTGAGTTCCTCTGCAGCAGAGACCGTCGCAATGTTGTCCATGGCGCGAGCCCCGAtatcatcgagagggcccgacgTGGGTCTTCCCCCCTGAGTCCACGCAACAGTAGTGCAAAGGCATCCTGGCAACGTGTGAAGAGGGTGAAGCGATTGTCGCGGCCTTCCTCCAGCCGAGGAGCTTCCTGAAGCTGCTCTATATACCGGCAAGTACCTGGAAACAGACGAGAAGCAAAAGAATCCAGCTCTGCCGACGTAATAGAGCCGTCGTGTTGTGGGTTCCCTGAGGTTGCTATATTTTCTGGCTTTGTTGTGTTAAAAAAACTTCAATGATTTCAGCAACTTTTGTGTTAGGATCTAAGTAGTGATCGCCCGATCTATTACACTTGCTCACGAATTCGAGTCCCAGAGGTAGAATTACAGGCACTAATACAAGAATTTGGAGGAAGGGGATCGGGGAGAAGAAGAAAGTGCCGCCGCCGTGATCCACTGGATGATGGGGTCTTCGTGGGACGCGCCTTAAGTAGCCAGCCGGTCAGTTGGGCTTAGTGGACCCACTGCGGCCCAGTGTTGGATGGGTTGGGCTTCCTGGCCCTGATGGGTCGAGAGGCAGCGATCGGGTCGCTGCCGTCTGGGTCCTTCTTGTCAGCGGCTGGTGCAGGGTCAGCTGGAGTAGGGGCGCTGACATCCCCTCCTCCTTGCGAtgaggcttgcccccaagcctctACTGCATGAAAGCGGGCTTGCAGAGCCACTCGGTCTTCCCAAGTGTCTTCTAGGGCTGCTTCATCCGACCAACGGATGCGAACTTGTTCGATCATGACACCATTCCTCTTGCGCCAACGTCGTTGGAGAACTGCGGCTGGAACAACTGGAACATCAGTACGGCGAGGGAGATCAGAGTGAGGCAGCGTATCCGGGCGCAGGCAATGGCGTAGCTGGGAGACATGGAAGACAGGGTGCACTTGAGCTTGCGGTGGTAGCTCCAGTTTATAAGCCGAATCATTGATCTTGGCGACGATCTGATACGGTCCATAATACTTGAACTCCAGCTTGTGGTTGGCGCGCCTTGCGACTGAAGTTTGAATGTAAGGTTGAAGTTTGAGATAAACCGAGTCGCCCACAGAGAAAGTGCGCGGAGATCAACGCATGTCTGCTTGAGCTTTCATGTACTGTTGCGCTTTGTTTAAGTGTTGCTGCAATAGGTCTTGGATGACGGCGCGCTCGTCCAGCCAAGAATGCAGTGCTGGCACCGTGCACTCGCTGGTCGGAGTGATTCCCCAGTGTCTTGGTTCATGTCCgaacatcgctttgaatggtgacATGCCGATGCCGGAGTGGTGTGAAGTATTGTACCAGAACTGTGCTAGCGGTATCCAGTGACTCCATCTGGTTGGGCAGGCATGCACAAAGCAACGGAGATAAGTTTCAAGGCATTGATTGACCCGTTCAGTTTGCCCGTCTGTTTGCGGATGATTTGCCGTACTCAGTCGCAACTGGGTGCCTGCATACTTGAACAATTCCTGCCAGAAGTGGCTTGTGAAGACAGGGTCACGATCTGACACGATCGAGGCTGGGAAACCGTGAATCCTGTAAACACTGTGCATGTAGAGGAGCGCAACCTTGGCTGCAGTATAAGGATGCGCCAGAGGGAGGAAATGACCAAATTTGGTGCGTTTGTCAACAATGACCCAGATGCAATTGTGTTTACCGGATTGTGGGAGTCCGTCAATGAAGTCCATCGTAATCATCTCCCATGGTTGTTGTGGAATTGGAAGGGGCTGGAGTAGACCTGGAGACGCTGCTCTGTCCGGTTTAGCTTGCTGACAGATCGGGCAACAGCGCACATAATGCAGCACGTGCGTCTTCATCTTAGGCCACGCGAACTAGACGACGAATGCGCCGGATGGTAGCTGGGAACCCGGAGTGCCCACCCAGGGGGCTATCATGAAATGCCCCCATGATCTTCTGTTGAAGCGCCGTCGAGCCTCCTAGCCAGATACGCCCACGGAAGCGAATTATGCCCTGCTACAGAGTGAAACGCCCTTTGGAGTCTTCTTTAATTGCCAGTTGCTCTAGCAGTTTCTGCGCCTGAGGATTGCAATTGTAACTCGCCACAACATCTTCAAGCCATGTTGGCTGGCAAGAGGTGACAGCTGAAAGGATCTCTGACGAGCACGCGCGCGACAGCGCGTCCGCGGCTGTGTTTTCGGTCCCTTTCTTGTATCGAATGGTGTAACGCAGCCCCAAGATCTTGGTGAAAGCACGCTGCTGCCATGGGGTGGAAAGGCGCTGCTCCTCAAGGTGTATCAGACTTTTCTGGTCACTGTAAGTGACGAACTCATTGTGTTGCAGATATGGCCGCCACTGGTCCACTGCAACCACTATGGCGAGGTATTCCTTTTCATAAGTTGAGAGGCCTTGGTACCTGGGGCTCAGGCTCTTGCTCATGAAAGCGATCGGATGCCCCTCCTGCTGCAACACTGCCCCGATTCCCTTGTCGCAAGCGTCCTTTTCGATCGTGAATGTCTTGGTGAAATCCGGCAATGCCAAAACAGGAGTTGTGATTAGTTGCTGTTTGAGCAGTTGGAACGCTTGAGCAGTGTTGTCGGTCCAGACGAAAGGGGTGCCCTTCTTGAGAAGATTGAACAGCGGTCTTGCGATGATGCCGAAACTGCGAACGAAACGGCGATAATAACCAGACCTGTTTGGCGTCCTGCGGAGTCGTCCACTCTTGCACCGCACGGATCTTGCTTGGTTCCGTGGCCACACCCTTCTCGCTGATGACATGGCCCAAGTAAGAGAGTTGTTGCTGACCAAATTCACATTTAGATCTCTTGACCTTCCATTGATCCTTGCGCAGCAGCTCGAGAACCTGACGAATGTGAGAGACATGTTCTTCCCAGGTACGGCTGAACACCAAGATATCGTCGAAGAACAAGAGCACACAGTGTCGGAGGAGAGGGTGCAGGGTGTCCGTTAGCACACTGATGAAAGTTgttggtgtcgtggttctaactctgacagtgaggtAGGGGGGTATGTACGGAGAGGCTAGGtctcagctatggagaagttgtaaatacaccaggatgtacgagttcaggcccttcgcggaggaagtaacagccctacgtctcggtgcccagaggcggtcgactggattatgtgtgtatgaattacagggggtgccaacccctgctactgaggaggggtggcttatatagagttcgccagacccctccggtcctcagtaatgcagggttaaaatacattaagactgggcgttactggtaacgtccctattaaagtgctatgatgaccataaaggctacttaatggccgaccgtttgcttgcggagtgactttagatctcctgtcagtcgagtggttggcttcgtagtcgagtggtagcttcctggtcgagtgtcttgaatccgtcgagtgagataccttcaagtcgattgaaaggtgacttcttccagggatgtccttgggtagggctcttaggacaggtccatgcccctaccctaggtacatagcttcatcatcagcccccgaatggatcgaggttcgagcgGGGAAGGAGTTGGGGGTCCTTCCGACTGGTTCTTAGCGTTATACGAATGTCTTGTACTGGatcaatcgtcacggatgacgtttGTCAACTTCTTTCGGTCACCTTGATCCGTTCTTGGTCTCTCGTCGAGTGAATTTCCTTACTTGTGGAATACCGAGTGCCGGCACGAGCGGGCTCTCCAGTTTGATGAGTTGTTCTGCAgcccgcggattttgcgggatttgaattttGAGAAGTGAGCGAGACGGGGGCGGCcgaagtaatcggatgggataagatggaagctcctcgatctccgctccacctttttcgccacgtaccgcgcgcgcgcctgttgcgggatttgaccggatcgcctgggcctaccggtcagccactcggaagcggctccttataagttgccggctcgGGGCTCCCCAACAGTGTGCTCTCGCCTTTCCTTCTCCCCCCGCAAGGTCCTCTGCCACCTCCGCTCCCACCCTAGCGCCGTAGGCCCGTTCgagcctcgccggcgacgatggtgaaggacaagacgtcggctttggagcgcgcgaagaaggcggtggtgcaggggaaggggaagaagtccgctcggggcggatcttcctcgaggactgctctgcccagggattggatccagggcgactggatgccctcggtgattcggcaggaagatcttgacgacatggtcgaggggggagtcattccccatgaAGCTGCGCGTCTCCCGGGGGGAGAAGTCGAACCCCAACCTCGTgacggtgagtgcgtcctcctcgccacccatatcgatcgcggattttctctacctcctcatccttttttccggagctttttgaacttcttcggagcgcagctccaccatttcactcccaattccatcgtgtatcttgcggctttcgtttccttgtgcgaaagtttcttgggttgccgccctcaTTGGGGACTCtttaaacacatcttcacttgccgttcccaatcggtaaagaaagccaagtcgagtgacgaacggacgcaagtgatccagctatgcgggggcctggcgatccagatgaggggtaaaagttcttttccgtctatcacttttcccgagtcggtccgtggttggcagtcgacctggttttattgccaagaccaggtgaccccagggcagtcgactggtcttccccctttctctctggaCCGAGCTCAAAagcctgcctctctgaaagtgctgccggaggaaaaggcgcaagtcaaggtgctggttggtcgagtggttcagcttgtccgagacggcgt
Proteins encoded in this window:
- the LOC123067152 gene encoding uncharacterized protein isoform X1; the protein is MLPAVPRNRIIGALKLDDNKLRKQEFIQRVDAVLEKHSGAGVDRIQFRAPFDNKHRDQIERWVNFATASKAKQIIFDFSTASDISQPCNFDLHLLDDSKSLSLRSIKLCSVSLKVPVGFKGFQNLKSTYLADTNITDDGLQHLMSNCSVLEFLGIAGCAMLTTLQISHPSNTLKHLHVYDCCLLQGMELNFGLVRLEYRGLPIVLSPPGTLLLTNMCIKLEGICTSLEYIFTKLRDNVPRLEVLNLKCQEYKMTTLPGKLHEFVYLKHLILELTFESCQRGKTDILQFACLLVAAPSLEKLEFHMWLRWGRERYRAEDGSLRSLPSQPHSHLRSVDITGFYGEKDRLELVLHILRDSVALESMKVDPSPVVAADVNRLGGLGSMHVPHFVDGYEVALEFLCSRDRRNVVHGASPDIIERARRGSSPLSPRNSSAKASWQRVKRVKRLSRPSSSRGAS
- the LOC123067152 gene encoding uncharacterized protein isoform X2 → MSNCSVLEFLGIAGCAMLTTLQISHPSNTLKHLHVYDCCLLQGMELNFGLVRLEYRGLPIVLSPPGTLLLTNMCIKLEGICTSLEYIFTKLRDNVPRLEVLNLKCQEYKMTTLPGKLHEFVYLKHLILELTFESCQRGKTDILQFACLLVAAPSLEKLEFHMWLRWGRERYRAEDGSLRSLPSQPHSHLRSVDITGFYGEKDRLELVLHILRDSVALESMKVDPSPVVAADVNRLGGLGSMHVPHFVDGYEVALEFLCSRDRRNVVHGASPDIIERARRGSSPLSPRNSSAKASWQRVKRVKRLSRPSSSRGAS